From the Synchiropus splendidus isolate RoL2022-P1 chromosome 3, RoL_Sspl_1.0, whole genome shotgun sequence genome, the window TGCTTGTTGAAGTGGGGAGACTATTATTGAAGCACAACCACAGGCAGATGTTCATATATTCTGCTGAAACATAAGTCTGAGTTCTGTCTTGCAACGGCACACGCATTACTCAGTCAATGCTGTTGCTGATCAGGCTGGCATCCTCTTCGATGGTGAGAAGCCACATGGGAGTTGTATCTTCTGTAACTCCCTCGTTGTAAACGGTGACACAAGTGGTTTTATTTGAAGCTTATTCTCCAAATTCACTGTGAAAACTAAACAGAAAAGTCAACACAAACAACGCAAATACGAAACAAATACATACACAGTATGTGAAAAGTTTTAAGACAAAAGAACTTTGGACAAATACCTCATTGGCTGCACACTACTTGAGGGAATCTACAAAAGTCTCTCCTTGGCCTTCTTGTTACCGGAACCcttgctttggaaaaacactcgaCTTGACACCAGTGTTGCCCGCAAATGCAAATTTTGCCTCGTAATCTGTGCCGTCACGCGAGAACTCACGTGACCGCTGAACAACAAACTAaatcaaattacatttttaaatttaaatactATTTACAAAtgataaacaaataatacaagaaaacaaaaataaaaaaggagcaatgtaaaataataacgACCACCGTTACTTCCTTAGCGCTCTCTCAGGGGAAATCGGTGGAAACCTTACGCATAAATGCAGCATGTTGGCAGTCAGTCAAAACCCTGGTCTTCTCCGGGCCACAGCCCGTAGCAGTCTTACTCCAGCTGTTCTTGTCCTTCATTCAGCTAAGCACAATCCACTATATTTTGAATTGTTATTTATAATAGTGATGTTTTTATCCATTACGTCATTTTGCAATGCTCAGCAGTCATTTCAATCCAACATAAATGTATCTTTATGGCAAACTGCAGTTCAGTCATGTACATGAACAGTTCATTGATCATCCCATTGATTTCTATTGCCAGGAATCTTGGAAAATCAGGACTCCGAGTGTCCTGCCTTGGACTCGGTGAGTTGGACGGCAACACGCGcactaacacacacatgcatgtgctgatgatgttgttgatgatgtGTTCGCAGGTACGTGGGTGACATTCGGGTCTCAGATCTCAGATGAGGTAGGCCGCatgtcctgtgtgtgtctgagtagTGACTGTGCAAGCTCGCTGCATGAGCACACtcttatgtaaaaaaaaagtgctctgtGGTTCCTGCGCACACTATTCTAagtatatgtatgtgtgtgtgcgtagtCTTGTTTGACTGACATTCCCAGGACCCGGGCATCATTTAACCTGTATCGTGAGCACATTTCATTTCTAAGAGAACATTCACTCAGCAGGCTTTTCTAGGTCAACCTTTAACTGGGATTAGGTTTGGTGTTCTACAGTGCTTAAGCTCACATTTAGTGTGACTGGTAGAAAAGTTGATTTCTGGTTGAGCTGGGATCTTTAGAACTTGTTTAATCCCTATGAATTGACTTGGATGTGCCGTGTGAATAGATGTCCTCGCCAGGGTCAATGTCCTGGGGCTTAATGGgagctttttttgtgtttagatGGCAGAGAATGTGATGACGTTGGCTTATGACAGCGGGGTGAACTTGTTCGACACAGCAGAGGTTTATGCCTCTGGAAGGTAAACTGGACCGCCAGTCCGTCTGCATCATCCTCTGTGTGTTCGACGTTTGTCTCTCTGACCTCGTAATTCCTCTGACTGCCTTTTAGAGCCGAGACCACTCTGGGGAATATTCTAAAAAAGAAAGGGTGGAGGTAACAAAGAGTGGGATTTTAAGTGAGCAGTGCCTCTCTACAAAGGCTAAACTCTTGTgtcgctgtgtgtttgtgtggcaggAGGTCCAGTTATGTGGTCACCACTAAGATCTACTGGGGAGGACAGTAAGTCCCTCAGTATTTTACTCCACAACCAATTGTATGGGAATATTTAtcacgtgtgtttgtgtctttttttaaggGCAGAGACAGAACGTGGCCTGTCAAGGAAACATATCATTGAAGGTGAATGACCCCTTCGATCTTGCATGATGTATTATATCACTCCAGCTTTTACACATTTTAATTATAGGATGGAGATAAACACTGACACAAAGACACTGCAACCCATACACACAGCTGTCAGAGGTGATGGGGCTCTAAGAGGCTCAGTCACACCAAGACTGGATTAGGAgtgtaacacacacacgtgcaccaCCATCCATACAGTTATCAGCCCAGAGTTTGGTGCCTTtccacatctgctgctgctgtcctggAGAGACGACACTGCTGTGGTCACTCTCCTCAGACGCTTGCTCCAGTCCAAAACCAACTTGACTAGAAAGTCCATAGAATGGACAGCTCCACTCTTATTGGTGTTTGGTTTCAACCCTTGATGTCTGACAGATTCACACTCCAGTGTGTGTCCTTGACTGTGTCAAACAGACTTCCCATCGACAGCAGCTGTCATCAAGTTGTGTTTCAGCCCAACAAGAACGCTGCAACCTCAAATCCTCCGTCGCACAACAAACTATATTTAGCTTCAGGAACAAAGGCAGCAGAATTTAACAGTAAAGCTTCAGCAACAAAGTGTGAATTTGACAGGTTGATCACCAAAATACAGCGTGACACAGCGGCAGCAAAAACCGACGAGTAATCACTTACACGAGACAGGTTCATACTGCTTCAATGATGAAATATTCTCAACAACACTATTCTCTAGTGTTCTTTATGACTTACTTTaatacaaaatacatttctgtatttattaatCAGCATCACCATTGCATCTAGCTCAACTTTGTGACATGCTCTGTGGGTTCACCAATTTTAAAATCATGTCACATCATGATGTTATGTGTTAGCTCGTGTTGAAGTCATGTTTCGCTGACACTAATGAccacttttttgtgtgtatttcacaaatatgaaaaatatatttttcctttgCTGGTTCGAACATTGCTCCAGATGTCATTGTGTTCCTGAGTTTGCTCCTGGTGGTTCACATACCACAGCGGACAGTCGCTGTGTCGCagactgactgtgtgtgtgaataggTTTCTCACTGTAAATTGCTTTGGCTACAGGTTAAGTCAGATTTACCACAACATCAATACCCATTTCTATAGGAGGTGAAGGAATGTGCCCCTGGTTGTTGCAAATTCAATGCAATGGATGTTTAGAATATTCAAAAGTCGGTTTGGGATTTTCTGTCATCAGAAAATAGTTCTCCTTTGAGGAAAGCAGGCTGTCTAAACATTCTGATTCTGGCAAGAGCGGCATCGTTGCTTATTTTATGCCTAATATAATGACTAAGTCATCGAAAGGATGATAGCTGTGGTTGACAGAGAGTATCACATAATATTTTCtgattaaatataaaaaaacgtATGTGAATGTCAGAAGCTacctgaagctgaagctggccaTGATAAGCTCAGAAATGCATCACAGAACTTGCTAGTGTACTGAGTTTAAATCATGTATTGAATAACTAAGCCTCCCTCTGTGTAGACCGTATGATAAAAATGATGGAGACTCAATACCACATACTCTGGCAGAGGTGAGTGGAAAATTTTTATAAAATGACACAGATGCAAAGCCCCCTGGGATTCAGGAGATTTGTCCTAAAGATCCACTGGCAGACATGTCTGACACACCTCATCGTTGCATAAAACTCTGGCACCACTCGGTTGAATCCGCCGCTATTCCAGAAGTTGGACCTGCGACCGTGTGCCAGAGCATCGCAATGAATAGCTTCAGATGAAACTCACGTCAGACATTAGAGCTACAAAAGGCCTGCAAAATTGTAACAGTCAATTCTGCATGGATTCTGCGGTTTTACTGGGTTCAGCAGGAGATTTCATGGACATCACTTTGTCACTCTGTTTGAAAAAAGGCATTTTGTACTGAAACCTGTCCTGTACAAAATGATAGATTATGGTGATGACATAAGCAAACATTTTTTAAGAACATTACTTTCGGAGGGCTGTCCAAACAACCAGATGCGTTGGCTCTAATACAGCTGATTTGTATGTGTCTGCTCATGCTTGCATGCATTTGGTGGCGCAGGACTGCGGGGATCTCTCGCCAGATTGCAGTTGGATTATGTGGATATCGTCTTCGCCAACAGAACTGATATCAATGCACCGATGGAAGGTCAGAAACACCACGCAGAAAACAATCAGCGCTCTGTCCCGTTAGGATGTAAATAAGACCATTTTGAATCACAAAATCATTGATCAAATATTGAGTAACTGAAAAAAATTAACATGTACAAATATTGGCTCTGAGACTGGCATGTCAAAGTCATAACCGGGGGAGCACATCCCCCCATTATCTAATTCAATACAGACAAAATGCAACATAATTTTCATTATGAATGACCAGTCTGTAAAAACACTTCCGCCACTTGTGgaagtcccataatgcagtgCAACAGCTGAAACTCCTGCCTTAGTCAACCAGCAAAATATTTGGATTAAGCATTGTTTCAGAAAATCCAATGAAGCTTCATTCAGTTTGGTTACTTGGAATGTATTTGAGTCAATATTCAGGAAAAAGGTGGCCTTGTTTGAATTTATCCTACTCTTAATTTATATCCTTCACAAGTGTCAAATtgagctgaaatgaaaatgaaataatgaaccCCAAAAGTGAGAAGCTTTTCATCTGCGTTCAACTTGTTCAATCCAAACAAGGACAGAGTGATTTTTGCTTTATGCACGcatctgtgtttttttccagAGGTTGTCAGAGCCATGACCTTTGTGATTGATCAGGGAATGGCGATGTATTGGGGAACATCACGTTGGAGTGCCATGGAGATCATGGTGACCATCTCAGCCTTTTGCTCTGTTTAGTCAGCGCCTTCTTCGGCACTGTCTCACCCGTCTGTCTCCCACCTGTGTGACAGGAGGCGTATTCAATAGCTCGTCAGTTCAACCTGGTGCCCCCTGTTTGTGAGCAGGCGGAGTATCACTACTTCCAAAGAGACAAAGTGGAGCTTCACCTACCGGAACTCTACCACAAAATAGGTACCAAACTCATACCACCGCTGACCTCAGTCACGCTTTAGGACGTGCAGGTGTAAATTCTTGGATGGCAGAGGTGTCAAAGGACGGCAGCTGCACGAAGGTGTCCGTCCAAATATAACTGACACTTCCCACCTTGTCTTTCAGGAGTGGGAGCGATGACCTGGTCACCGCTGGCCTGCGGCTTGCTGACGGGAAAATACAACGAAGGAGTTCCTGAAAGCTCGAGAGCAGCAATGAAGGTGATGCAAGACCAGCGCCTAGCGTTCACTAACTCACTGGTTAGGTGTTGATTTCTGGAATGGGGAAGGCAGTTTACTAGGTTGGGCAGTAGAATTTTGagtatgtttattattattattattattattattattattattattattattattattattattattattattattattgttattgttattattattatgactagtAGCAGTtgtaggaggaggagggctTGCAGTACTGTATTGTTCAATAACATTGTATACTAAtggcaacaacaacatcaataaTAATGTCTCTTTCTCCCTCCGGGTGTAGGGCTATGCCTGGCTCAAGGAGCGACTGTTCAGCGACGAAGGGAAGAAGCAGTTGACTAAAATCAAAGATCTCCACCTGCTGGCTGATAGACTGAACTGCACAGCAGCTCAACTAGCAATAGGTTCGTCACACAAAAGCCATCATAACCAGagtcaaaacaataaaatgagacTGTTCATCGCAGCACACGCTCCTACAGGCGTCAGTAACgctttttttctaaatgaaattatttttcggGACCCCATTTTTGCTTCATGAATTCCCAACTTGCACCACAAGATGAATCTGTTTGTCTCTTTAAAATCTGTGTCCGACTTAAAATCACAATTTTGATATTGAAAAATTCAAAGtcatttgaaattcaaattgaaacagATCAAAGAAAAATTAAAACACCATTTTAGGACCAAAAATAAACAGTTAATCTCAGTGCTTTGCAAACAATTGTCTTCCGTTCTTCCAAACTGAGTCCTGATATTTGAGGCGCACCACGTGTCTTGAAGCCACGTTCGAGGAGGAGTGTGTGGTGGGCTGTTGTAATCTGTCTCTCTTGTCTCTCTTGGTGGTCTCTAGCTTGGTGTCTCCGCAGCGAAGGGGTCAGCTCAGTTCTGCTTGGCGTGTCTAACACAGAACAGCTGCTGGAGAACATTGGTTCCATCAGGGTAACTCAATCATGCATGGCTTACTGAGCTTCTGTGGTGGAGCTGATCGCCCGAGTCCCCCACAGGTGCTGACGCAGTTGACTCCACCTCTCATCGCTGAAATGGACGCTTTGCTGGGCAACAAACCGCGCAGTGGCAAGAAGGAAACCAGAAGCTGAATTTGGTATTTTACACGAACATGGATCATTCGTTGGTGGGACAAATGTGGAGTGGACCATGTCGCAGATCAGGAAAACACCTTCCAGAGTTTCCAGTCTCTCGGTTGGGGATGACCTCACCCTTGTACCTGCTATCTGGGAGACACGGAAATATTTATTCTTGTAGTTATTCTAGGTTTTAATCTTGTGTCAGATGGTGCAGCTGCTGTCATGCTAAATCTAAATTTTGAATTCCTTCTGGCTTCCCCATCCCTAGAATGAGGTTGATCGCTATGACAACAGTTGCCATCACACTGAACTCAAGTCTGAATGCTCCTGTATCCCTCCGCATATTTAATATACATATGAATCTTTATTTTATGAATGTAGAGGAGACTCCTGTAGACTTTAGACAGTATTTTGACTATAATCAACTCAGTGACGGGTCGTGACTACGAGCAACAGTTCAACTAGAGTTGTGTGAATGAATATGTCTGTGTTAATAACCATCCAATAATATTTTGgctaaataaacaaatcagcgttggaaatatttaaaaaactaatttattttgttgttcactttttgtttgttgagGATCTCAATGTCAAGTTTAGCAAAGCGCTGAATGTTTCGGGTGTGTTGTTAGTCATTTTTGTGACATCCATGATCATATTGATCACTTACTATGTATGCAATAAACACAAAACGCACTTCTGAGTCCCAAAACAATCCAAGATGTTTAGATGATCTATGGAATTCAATCATTTTATTCTAAAGTTAATTACATTCATATTCAGTTGAGACGTTAATCTGGAACATGACGTCCGTGATGTCTACCTCCGACTAAACCTTGTGACCACAGCAATAGGTGGATGAAGCATGTCCTAATCCTCCATCTGCAGAAGCTAACACAGAGAATGCTAATAAAACGATTCAAACAGAGTCTTGAGTTGATTAATGGATAAAGATCATATTTTACTTCAATATTGTTATACATAATGTTTATAAGGAACTAAAAACGTGAATTTCTGTGGCTCgccacacaaaataaaagcagagatGAATATGTTCACGCAGGAATAGCAACAAGCAGCAAGAAGATTCCCCGAGagttacaaacataaaaatctatGTGAGATAGCTACACTTTTACTATCACGAATGACTCACACAACATTCACCTTTTTAACAGACATATAATGTGACCAAAACTGAGTTGGCTCGAACCCATGATGCCAAGACTTGAGCTCTACCAGTGAACCATATGTTTCTCTGAGCATAGATTTAAACAACTTCCTAAAAACTTGTTACTGAAGATGTTCACTTCACATTCATGGGTTTGGATCACTGACGGGACAGTCCCAGAGTGAGAGGAAGACTTAGAGCTGAAATCAATTTCAAATCTTCAACTCAGCAGTTCAACAGACAAAGACCTTGCTGATGTCATCAGAGCCTTCTTCAGGCAGATGTTTCCGTTCTTAGAATTATGTGAAACTGTTTCAAGAGTCTGCTGCGGTTACAAAACAACAGTgactaaaacaacaacaaaaaactgtcTTTTAGAATCGCACTCATCCACTTTTGCAATATTAAAGTGAGATGTGTAATCTGGACATCAGGCAACATTTGGGAATTTGGCAGTTCCAGGCTACACAAACAATGAAACACTTTGCTACTCATTCACAACTAGCGGTGTGGGAGTTAGTTTATGTAATATAAATGGATAGATTATGTTATTAAGAGCTACTAAAAAGCACTTCTTCCGGAATAATACCCCACAATGCACTTCTTGCAACTCTCCTCAGCTGACTTGACAGTCAAGTTGTACCGGTTTAAAAACTGTGCTGCCCTGCAAAATTGCCTCTCCACCCATTTTGAATTTCACGAAAGGAAATGCTGAAAGCCATGACATTGATGTATTATAAACAGCttaaaaaaacagcagtcaaaaataaaaatggttggTAAATAAGATCATTTGCGGGAATAACTATATTAGAGACATAGATTTCTTCGGAATGATGAGGGAAAATGTGGGAATGTCAGGAGGAATGGTCATCAATAGCGCAAAACATGGACCCAAAGAAGACAGCAGTCAATTATATCATGATGattgattacattttttattgtttccagTTTAATTCTGAGGAATGGTTAGCTGCTTTAGACTCTGAGGTTGCTATGTTAGGTTTCTGTAGCAGGCAAATGAAGTCACAGATCATCAAGGCGAAATGAGACCGAACTAAACACGTAAATAACTTCAGCGACGGATGATCACCAGTCCACTCGTGAGCAAACAGACCCTTCCAGAAGTCATGGTGCAAGAACCAGAACCAGTCGGGTCACGTGACGACTCGATGAGGAACAACACTTTGTTGAGACTACCTTAAAAACACCATTGTGAGCAGACCTACAGGAAAAGCCAAATATGAAAGCATCAGTATCTCTGtaacttcacttctgctgtgCTCCAAAAACATGCGTTCTTCTTACCGAGTGTGTAAGCGCAGACCAGTTTCTGATTGGTGGAGACGTGGAGGCACTGCGGGACTGAGGAGTTGGTCTCGGAATGGTGAGGGAGCATCAGAACGGTCACACACAGCAGGGCTAAGAATGTGCACACCACCCACTGAGAAACGCTACGGACGGCTGTAGGCACAAGCAGAGTAGTTATAAACACGGTGCATGGTTGAGTTTTAGAGCGATAAAGATGTCACATCCTTCACAGCAACTTCTGATCTACATCACCACTCAGATGAGTTGTAGCGttcttcctctcacctgtgcAGACAGGCAACGGCAGACCAGTATTTGTGGGCACGAGCAGAGGTGACAAAGGTGCTAGAGCTGAGAACGATCTCTGCTGCTGGCCTGTTTTCTTTCTCCCCTCCTGCTCTCCGTCACCAcctcctctctcctgctctcCTGCCCTCAACTCTGCCCAGATCTCTCGATCTCCCTCCAGGCCACCTCCTTTAATCTCCAAACGGAACCGGTCTCTGCGGCCCCAGTTGCGATGGGACACATCAAGGTGACGGACCACTCTGTGCAGAAAGAAGTGGAGATGGAACCACACATGTAAGGCAGTTGCTCATGGTAACAGGGATCGCAATGGACTTACAAGTCAACACAAGATTTCGCCCGGACGTGTCCCTCGGCTTCCACCACCTTGTACAGGGATGGAGCTGTGCACAAGACTGGAGACAGAGTTAGAAGTGAGAGATAAGTAAGAAATAGATTCACGCTGTGTTTATGAAGCTGTAATTGATTGGCATCTATTATCGTCCATCTCAGCATAGGAATAAACATCAACATTATAAACAACATTTCCACATGAACCGACACAGTGAACCAACAAACAAGACAGAGCAGCAGGCAGTAAGGTTCTCACTCTTGAAGCTGATGGTGAAGGTATAGGGGTTGTACAAGGTCAGCACTCTCCTATGAGAGTTCCGGTGTTGCGAGTGGAACACCAACTCCGAAGGAAAGACAAAGACAGGCAGCGAGGACTTTCCAGACGTCTCTCCTTTCTTTGACCGCCTCACAGCGTCAGCCAACATTCTTGCTCTTTCCATCCGGCTCTGTGCCTCATGGTTATCCTGCGGTTTCATTGGTCCAACCAGCGCAAGGTCTCCTCCTCACCCATGATTCCAGTTCTGACATTGGAGGCGATGGAGGTGTGATGGCACAGCATCACCACCTGCTGGGGAAATTAGTCCCACAGGGAAGTAGACAACGTATCAACATAAAATTGTAGATGAAACCAGTTGAAGCTTAATTGTATTAGGACGGGAATGATGGGTGTAGAATTAACCCATATACGGCataactgtcaaaataaaaagataatCAGTAAAGGTATAAGATATAGATGATATTAAAAGCCATCTTCACTTGCACTATCACTTTTTTTAAGTACTAGCGTCAATCGCACTTTGAAATTATGATCATACTACTTATCATAATTAGTTGTGGCCACAcgattacaaaaaaataaaacttgattCTAAGTTGACTCATTTGGTGCTCTACCGCTGGTATATATATTGTCAGGGACTAATTCCATCCATCTTACCCGCACAGGTTCCAATAAACTGACTCGAAGTCAATACAATAGCGCTCCCTGTGACCACGAATAACAAACCTACAAACTGCAACGGCCCGTCCAATCATTTCATCATGTCTTTGCATGTGAAAACATCGCTACATCCGTTTATTTAGTAATAAGTGACGTCTCACCTCTTATAAATACTACACTAGGTGTTGTCTCGATGTGTTTGTCCGATACTAAATGTTTACGCGACAACAAACCCGGGACCATCTATATGACGTCAGGAGTGCAGTTTACGGGCGGAACACACAAACAGCCTAGCAAGGTGCTGCTGCTAACACCGGGTTGCAACACGATGCAAAGATAAAATGGACGCGAAAGCACACCAGGCGGTCGAAATGCACGCAATCGTCACAGAGGCGTGGAATCTGTGCATCGCTGAACGATACTTGCGCTTACATTGTGCCGCTTACATTTATATTTCGACTTACCGCATCAACTTCCTCAGTAAGCTGTTGCCTCGGACAAGCCCCGCCCCCCATGGAGCACCACAACCAACGAACGCAGCACAGGGGTAAACGGCATGACGCAGGGTAAACTTCTAAATAAGATTAATTACCAAATGAAACAGGTGTTCTTGGAATTTAAACTCAATTCGTTTTATTATTGGAAACCACAATCTATGTATCGTTACATGTCTGATGTATACTATAACATTGTTCATTCCGTCAGTCTCCGGCGCAATGGAGCCCATGACTttcttgctttattttattgtaaatgCCGGTGGCACGGGTTTGGAGatatgtggttttttttttttgcaatttaaaCTATATACGAGATGTTTAAAAGGCAATTTTttacattgtaaaaaaaaaaagaaagccttTTTGTCCACGGCAAaccaaaagtttcagatttgCGACGTTCTCTCGGGCCCTGAAGGCAGCACAGCACGTCGGCATTCTTCGTTGATGGTCGTGAGCCCGCTGTGATTGGCTCTCTGCTCTTCGTGTCTCCGGACGTGCTGCTGCCGAGAGTCACCTTGCTCTGGCCGCTGTGCCACTCTGGTCCCAGTGCAGGTGGACTGTCCAGCCCTCAGGCGCACAGACAGGCGGTGGAAATCGGACCAGAAGCTGCGCGACCACCGATCCAACATGGCAGATGCAAAACCGAAGACCTCACCGAAGGCAATCAAGTTCCTTTTCGGAGGCTTGGCTGGGTAGGGGGCACTGCTAGCTGCGAAGCTAACTTGCTAAACACAATGCCATTTGTGCCATAAGATGCTAACAGACAGCCACTGTCATTCATTCTTGTGACTTTGCAGTTTCCCCACTTAACCCActccatttttttcaagttattgTTAGAGCTTAACCAAAAGTCTTGTCACACAAGGTCAAGAGGCGATCAAATAAATCGATCTACTTCCGATAATTAAACCAATTATGTTAGGcgaataaacaaaacaaattgtcCACAATTACATTTCGAGTAATTTGTAAAGGCCGCATTCATAAGTTTGTTTTCCCCCATTTTGGGTAGACTGGCTTTATCGTGGAAAATGGACAAGTCAGTCAATATTGACTGTACCTGTGCTACTGGGATGAGCGGGTGGACCGCCGGAGTCCGTGAATGTGACGTTCATTCAGCTATCAATTCTCTGGCACTTCTTTTTACGGTGATTCTGGAGTAGTGCACAACggtggtaaatgtttttttttaatcataccGAGTGTAGAGGATATGATTtgttcatttgtcttttgttaGAGTGTACAATTGTGATTGTTGTAATAAGGCAAGCTGCGGAATGTAATATTTTGACCCCAAAACATCCTCTTTCTTCATGTTGgtctcaaattgaggtttattGTGTTTGCTGTGGCCAGCTGTTGTCCTGCGTTTACATTGTACCAAGAACTCTCTCTGTACCtagagaggtcaaaggttacAGAACGTGATCACCTCCGTGTTCCACAGTTTAGCAGTGTAGCAACAGTTTTTAGTAGATTTAAGG encodes:
- the LOC128755528 gene encoding voltage-gated potassium channel subunit beta-3-like isoform X2 → MQVSIACNVGGGGGGGGSEHPLKERRQANTSQPPTFLSKARAEPSGRHTLLGHAHMKEATGRHSNMKYRNLGKSGLRVSCLGLGTWVTFGSQISDEMAENVMTLAYDSGVNLFDTAEVYASGRAETTLGNILKKKGWRRSSYVVTTKIYWGGQAETERGLSRKHIIEGLRGSLARLQLDYVDIVFANRTDINAPMEEVVRAMTFVIDQGMAMYWGTSRWSAMEIMEAYSIARQFNLVPPVCEQAEYHYFQRDKVELHLPELYHKIGVGAMTWSPLACGLLTGKYNEGVPESSRAAMKGYAWLKERLFSDEGKKQLTKIKDLHLLADRLNCTAAQLAIAWCLRSEGVSSVLLGVSNTEQLLENIGSIRVLTQLTPPLIAEMDALLGNKPRSGKKETRS
- the LOC128755528 gene encoding voltage-gated potassium channel subunit beta-2-like isoform X1, which codes for MFAGRATTTVAPAAAKGKFSVEELYGFNHKLKKNRGASGKPEKKDPKEKEESVLETQILEAARRLMERRRLEIYLRECDVIMEQSSMPYRNLGKSGLRVSCLGLGTWVTFGSQISDEMAENVMTLAYDSGVNLFDTAEVYASGRAETTLGNILKKKGWRRSSYVVTTKIYWGGQAETERGLSRKHIIEGLRGSLARLQLDYVDIVFANRTDINAPMEEVVRAMTFVIDQGMAMYWGTSRWSAMEIMEAYSIARQFNLVPPVCEQAEYHYFQRDKVELHLPELYHKIGVGAMTWSPLACGLLTGKYNEGVPESSRAAMKGYAWLKERLFSDEGKKQLTKIKDLHLLADRLNCTAAQLAIAWCLRSEGVSSVLLGVSNTEQLLENIGSIRVLTQLTPPLIAEMDALLGNKPRSGKKETRS
- the LOC128755531 gene encoding motile sperm domain-containing protein 1-like, with the protein product MKPQDNHEAQSRMERARMLADAVRRSKKGETSGKSSLPVFVFPSELVFHSQHRNSHRRVLTLYNPYTFTISFKILCTAPSLYKVVEAEGHVRAKSCVDLVVRHLDVSHRNWGRRDRFRLEIKGGGLEGDREIWAELRAGEQERGGGDGEQEGRKKTGQQQRSFSALAPLSPLLVPTNTGLPLPVCTAVRSVSQWVVCTFLALLCVTVLMLPHHSETNSSVPQCLHVSTNQKLVCAYTLGLLTMVFLR